DNA from Corvus hawaiiensis isolate bCorHaw1 chromosome 28, bCorHaw1.pri.cur, whole genome shotgun sequence:
CCCCGAGGGACCCGTGACCTGCTCCTGCCACCGTTCGCCCCCTCCCCTGGCCCCGGATGGGACTTTACCACCCCAATCTCGCAGCACTTTTGCCCCTGGAGCGGGGCCAGGGCGGCAGGAACGGGAGACGCTGACAACGCACCCATGGTCCAAAGTCAAGGCCCCGCTCGTCTCCCCCGCGCGCGGGGCCCGGAGCCTCTCGGCATTCCCAGATCTCCTGCTCAAGGACGAGCCCTGCTCCCGGATCAGCCGCCCGGGATCGCGGCTCCTCCCGCGGGCGCTCCCCGTGGCTGAGCAGCCGCCGGCGGAGGAAGGGTTGGCTCCCCTGGGAGCGGCAATCCAATCCAGCTTCCCTGCTACTCAATTGGATCGTTAAATTAAATGTGAGCCAGAGGGTTTGGTGGCCTGGAGCCTGCCCAGCGCTCGGACACTCGCGGGAGgttggagcagcagagctgggagagagcCTGGATGGGGAAGGTGGCACAGGGAGATCTTGGGGTGGAAACCACGGCAGAGCCTCGCTCGCAGCGGGGCTCAGAGGGCAGGAAAACCTCAGGGATACACAGCATGGAGCAATTtgtccagcccagcagcttctccccagccctggaacaAACTCCTCCAtcagcagcaggaaagctgggaaTTAACCTGTCTGTGCTGGTGAATTAGAGGAAAGTCCTTGCTGGGGATtatccctgctctgctcactgcagcaTTCCTGGGCTGAGCTCCGGCCCCGATCcggggcacccacagctccgGGTCTTTCCCGGGAGACGGGCAGGAGCAACGTGGCTTTGGAGCAATCCCAAACGTCCCTCCAAGGAGGGCAGGCGggcccaggcagtgctgggtttcATTCCCCAAGAGCCTTAGAAGGGATTTCACAGGATTTTAACCCCCAGAGAAATTTATGTAACAGCAAAAACCGAGGGAAAGGCTCCGCTGAGGGAGTGTGGTGCTGCCCAGAGGCCACagaggttgctccaaaccccagccCATGGGTTCAAACACAAATTAAGGATTGCTCCAGAGCCTTGGGAGGGAGCAATTGGGAATTTTTAGTttagcagcagcttctcctttcCAGGACAGAGATCCAGAAGGTGGAACCATCACTTTTTGGTGCATCCACTCCTGTCCTACTCCGAAAGTCCATCATGGCCAAGCCTGACCAAATCCCCAGGATTATTTTGCTTGGAAGACACCTGAGTGGCACCACATCCTGCACAGCAGCACGTGCTCCTTCACCGACACTTTTCCCCCTCAGAGTGGGAaaaccagccctgctggcaggtGAAGGGCCAGGAAACCACACGTGGAGGCcaaaggcctggagggacacaGGAAACAGGGAAGCCCCTCCTGGGAGGTTCGATACGAAATCTCAAATTGGAACATGCAGACAAGGCCCGTTTAAGCTGGCAGAGAGGGCACAAGGCTGAGGGTCAGAGGAGAGGGGGCACGGCGTGCCAGGAGGAGGATCCCTGGGAAGAATCCGGCTGGTTCCTCATTAATGAACAACTGGGATCCGGTTAAAGGCCGGATCCCCACAGTCCCACCTGTGGAACACAGGGGCGAGCTCCCATCCCCAGTGCGGGTTTGACACACCATGACCTGGGGGCTCACCCAGAACGGGCACCCCCCTCTGTCAGGGGCCAGGGGTTTCGAGGGTCTGTCTAACACCTCTGACCCTCGAATCctgcaggttttggggtttcGGGATTTCGCACCTGCCGAAGGTGAGGACGGTGCGGTGACAGCGGTGTCACCCccggcacccccagccccctcccagcacggccccgctccgcacccccaacctcccctgctctgcctgccctccCCGTGCCCCCGTGCTGAGCCCAGAGCCACGGTGAGGGGCTGCCAAGGCGCCTCAGGATACAGGAGAGAAGGGGACAGAACGGGAGGATCGGGGAGGCCCCGCGGTACCGGTCGCACCTGTGGCCAGGTAGAGCCGTTGAACGCCGGTACGGGCTTCTAATTGACCCAGCAGGTCGCCGATCGGGCCGGGGCTGTGGAGGAAGCGCTGCAGGCGCTGCTGCATCGAGCCCatggcggcggtggcgatgatgaaggcggcggcggtggcCCCGGAGCGGCCCCGGACCGACCCCGCGCCCCGGTCAGAGCGGCCGGTGGGGGCGTGGCCAACGAGAgagcggggcggggccaggcggggggcggggccagcaGGGCGGAGGGGCGGGGTTAACGCTGGGGCGTGGCCAATGAGAAGGCGGGGGGGTCAAGGCAGGCCAATCAGGCGAGACCGtgcggaggggcggggccgaCGCCGTTGCCATGGCAACGCGCGCAGCGGCGGCGCGGCCTCATGGCGGCTTGGCCCAGGCCCGGCCCGGTGCTGTCGCTGTTCCCGGTGCTGTTCGCGCTGCTCGTGGTGGCTGCCACCGCTTCCCCGAGCCCCGCCAAGCCCCGCGTCTACCTGAGCAGCTGGGCCGTGCGGGTGGCGGCGGGGCTGCGGGACGCCCGGGCCCTGGCCCGCCGGCACGGGCTGCTCTATCTAGGCCAGGTGCGGCGGGGGAAGGCGGGCCCAGCCCACCTCGTGTGCCCCGGGTCCGACCTTTTTGCTCGTACCCGCCCTGTGTCGCCACTGTTTGTCCCCTTCACTTGTCcagtgggcagggacaccttccactagaccaggttgctccaagccccgtccaacgcGGCCTCGAACATTTCCTGGGAATCTGGGAATCTGTGCCAGTGTtcccccaccctcacagcactCTGCTTCTGAACATGCAGGGGTGAGCGAGGGACCCCCAAGGGAACACACCCCCATGTCAGGGCTCCATTCTGTCTCCAAGTGACACTTTCTGCTTGTCCTGCACTACAGCTCACATCAAATTCACCCTTCCGACCTCCACAGCCCGCGTGGGGCTGGCACTGGTGTCCCCTAGAAAGACTCACAGCAGCTCTTTGTGCCCGCAGGTGATGGAGGGAGAGCCCTATTATCACTTCAGACACCGCGGCACCAGGCAGAGAGCCCTGAGCAGGCACTGGGGGTGGCACATGCGGCTCACCAGGGACCCCCAGGTAGgcaggagggcacagggagctgtgggaCAGCTGTGGGCAGGCACTGCCTGgcacccacagagctgctcctcgCCCAGGTCCTGTGGTTTGAGCAGCAGACGGTGAAGAGGCGCTCGAAGAGAGGCACCAGCGTGGTGCCCACGGACCCCTGGTTCCCCAAGCAGTGGTACATGGTGAGACCGGGCTGCTTCCCCTTCTAATCCTCACCCAAATCACgggatggaagggaccacagtgggccatctggtgccacctccctgctccagcagggccagcccagaGTACGTGGCACAGGATTATGTTTGGATAGTTCTGGGATATCCCCAGGAGGGagactgcacagcctctctgctctctgttcagggctcaggcactgcagagcagagaagttCTTCCTCCTGTCCAGGTGGATTTCCCTGGGATCAGTCCCTGCCTGTTCCTcagagccctccctgcacacagggacacccagggctgagggcccctctcgaggctgaacagccccagctccctcagcctctccttgtcAGGGGGATGCTCCAATCCCTTCCTCAACTTTGTCACTCTCCacgtcctgaggagcccagagctgggcacagcagcccaGATGTGCctcccagggctgagcagaggggcaggatccctcCCTGACccgctggcaatgctcttcccagtgcctccccaATGGATAAACCAGGCTAATGCTGGCAGTGATGAGGCAGCAGAAGTCCTCGAAGGTCACCTCGGGCTGCCGATCGAATTTAATCTGTTTTCCAGAACAACGACATCCATCCCGACCTGAACATCCTCACGGCTTGGAGCAGAGGCtacacagggctgggggtggtgCTGACTGTCCTGGATGATGGGCTGGAGAAGGATCATCCCGACCTGGCTGCCAACTACGTAACTATGGGGGGGTGTCCAGGAACCAGCTCCTTCAGGGTGGGTGGGCAGGATCCGAGGGAGGGTGGGAATCAACGCCTTCACCCCAGCCCCGGGACTGTGTGGTGGGAGCTcagcctctccagggctggaTCCAAGGTTTGGAGTCTCCCGCAGTGAAATCTCACCCTGAGGAAATGTTAGAACTTGTGCACGTGCTGGAGCCCCCCGAATAGGTGTAATTACAGCAAGCTGCAAAGCCAGTAAAGCTGGTAAACCCTTCCTGTGCTCCACGGGGAAGGAAAGGCAAATCCTGGGTGTTTATGACACCACCGTTTCTGTGAGTTGTGGTTCCTCTCTCCTGGCTGCGTGGCCAGCGAGGGTCACCCTCAGGTGACTCGCCACGCTGGGCTGTGTCAGGGGAAACAGCAAAGTTGTGCTGCTTTCAGCCCTTTTTGCAGAAGCTCAGagtcactgaggttggaaaagagctctggGATCAccgagtcccagctgtgcccgatgcccaccttgttcTGAGTGCcgcctccaggaattccttgggcacctccagggatggggactccagacctccctgggcagcccctttgCAAcccctgagcaccctttccatgaggaaattcccgCTGATGTcccacctggcacagcttgggGCTGTTCCCTCTAATCCtgttgttccctgggagcagagcccaaccctcccccgctgtcccctcctgtcagggattTGTGGAGATTGGGAatgtcccccctgagcctccttttctccaggctgagccccttccccagctcccccagccgctcctgctgctcctttccctctcaGGACTCGATTTagctccagctcccagtgcagTTGGGCACGAAGgggccccgctgtcccccctggggctggcaggcgGGGCCCTCGGTGGTGCCAGCGCCGGGCTCAGTGCCAGGCGCCTGTGCCAAGCTGTCACAGCCCTGCCCGGGCCCTTTGGCTCACGCCGGTGCCTCGCTCTGTAACAGGACCCGCTGGCAAGTTACGACTTCAACAGCAACGACCCCGATCCCCAGCCCCGATACGGAGATGGGGACAAGAACTGGTGGGTTCTGCCCAGCTCCCCGCGCTGGGGGGGGTTCATCTCCTGGGGGAGCCAAGGCTGTCCCAGGCCCCCACACCCCTCACAGGGTCACTCTGTCCCCCCACCAGGCACGGGACACGCTGCGCAGGGGAAGTGGCAGCTGTGGCCAACAACAGAATCTGCGGCGCAGGCGTCGCCTACAACGCCAAAATCGGAGGTGAGACTTTGCTCCCGTGGGAGGGAAGCTGGAAATCAGCTCCAGCACCCCTGGGGGAAACACAggagcccagctggggctgctctggggggGTTCAGGGTGCTGCAGTGTTATCCCACATCAGTCTTGGTGCTCCCCAGGGGTTTAATGCTCACCCCAACAcccagcagggccagctcaGGCTCCGCTGTGGAAGTGAGGGTGGCAAAGGCGCTTAAAAGCTGGGAGCACTCCCTGGGCTTAATTACAAAAGGCTTAACGAGGAGCTTTGGGAACCAGCtcatggcagcagcacaggcccACGGGGGCCTGATCTCCTTAGGGCAGGGTCATGTGAAAACTGCTCGAGGCTGTGGGGGGCCAGGGGGGCCTGGCAAGGTGCCCCCAGGCCCTTCCCTTGGTGTGGCACGTGGGTGGCTCCCGTCCCCTCGGAGCCACCGCGGCCTCTCCCGGGTGCTGCCGCCTCTCGGCCACGGCTGCTCCCGGTGCCGGCCCTCAGGCGTGCGGATGCTGGACGGTTCCATCATGGACATAGTGGAGGCTCAGGCCCTGAGCCTGCAGCCCCAGTACATCCACATCTACAGCGCCAGCTGGGGCCCCGAGGACGATGGCCGGACAGTGGACGGGCCGGGCGTCCTGGCTGCGGCCGCTTTCCAGAGAGGGGTCAGCCAAGTaagcccagccctggcctcggggaccacagggacaccaggacaCCCTGCTCACCCCCCCTCTGCTCTTCAACAGGGACGGGGTGGGCTTGGCTCCATCTTCATCTGGGCCTCGGGCAACGGTGGCACCAACTATGACAACTGCAACTGCGATGGGTACACCAACAGCATCTACACGGTGTCGGTGGGCAGCGTCCTGGGGGACGGGCACCGGCCCCGCTACAGCGAGAGCTGCCCCGCCATCCTCACCACCACCTACAGCAGCAGGACCACCAGCAAGGTGCAGATTGTGAGTGTCCCAacagccctgccagagcagcagctccggggcagacacatcccagcacaggctgggctcGTCCCAGCTCTCCTTAACTTGGGTAAATAAAGTGTCTGTGTAGAGCCCAAGAAGCCCAAAGGAACCTGAAAGGAGCATTTCCTGGAGGtacccagctcctggcagctttCTTGGGAGCAGTGCTGagacccctctgtccccccagGTGACCACTGACCTGCACCACCGCTGCACGGACAAACACACCGGCACCTCCGCCTCAGCCCCGCTGGCTGCGGGGATGGTGGCCCTGGCACTGGAGGCCAAGTAGGTGACACTGAGACACAGGGACCATCCCCAGGGAGAGCTGGTGCCCCACCAGGGATGAGGAAGgggggggacagcagggaggtTGGGGGTGCAGAGCTGTGGTCTTCCCCCAGGgccaggggagagcaggaggagggttGTCCTCTGGAGGCCTTTTTGCTCCTATTTTGGCACTGAAGGTCATGGGGGGACCAGCTTGGACTCAGACAGTTGCTCTACCCACCCCAGAGAAGCCAAATCTCACCCTTAAAAACCATGCCAGACCTCTGTCCCCACCTCCTCCTTGCTtgcagcccagccctgacctGGCGTGACCTGCAGCACCTCATCATCAGGGCCTCCAAACCCGCTCACCTGCAGGCAGAGGACTGGGCTGAGAACGGCGTCGGGCGCAGGGGTGagtgcagggctcagcccctcaAACACCTTGCAGCAGCCCTCCATGCCCTGGTGGCACTGAGGGGCTCACGGGTCCCTCTCTTGGGTGGCACCTGTGTCCCAGTGAGCCACTACTACGGCTACGGGCTGCTGGACGcggggctgctggtgcaggCGGCCACGACGTGGGCAGGGACTCGGCCTCAGGAGAAGTGTTCAGTCCAGGCCGTTCAGGTCCCCAGGTAAGGGACAGGGACCCCAGGTCAGGACTTGCTGTGCCCACTACAGGCACAGGGAACCAAAAAGTGATCTGTGCTGCACAGCGTCTTGGAGGCCACAGAGGAGGGCAGGATGCCCATGGCATGGCCTCACCTCCAGCTTGTCCCCGACAGGGACATCGGCTCCAGGCTCACCATCTCCACGGatgcctcctcctgctcccagagcatcCGCTCCCTGGAGCACGTCCAGGtccagctgtccctgagctACAGCCGCAGGGGGGACCTGGTGGTGGCTCTGAGCAGCCCCATGGGGACCACGTCCACTCTGGTGACCGTGCGGTAAGGACGGGGCCAGGAGATTCCCAAAAAGGGGCTCACTGTGCCCAAAACTCCTCTGGACCCCTGCCACGTGGGAGTGCTCGCTCAGAGCAAGAACAGGGTGACCCTTCAGGTCACATtctgcccctccagccccctgGGCTGgcactcccagctctgctctcctcctccagcccctaCGACACCAGCCAGGAGGGCTACAAGGACTGGACCTTCATGTCCACACACTTCTGGGACGAGAATCCCAAGGGGATCTGGACGCTCCGGCTGGAGAACAGGGGTGATGACCGTAACACAGGTGGGTGCCCCATGGGGGTGAACCCCATTTTTACTGGGGTCACCCTGTGCCTGGTCATTCTTCCTTCCCCCACTTGGATGAGCAATTTGTTGGCTTCTCCCTCCTGGCCGTGAGCCCTCCTTTTCCACAGGACCCTGTGTTGGCTCTGAGGGTGTCCCTGGCCGGCACAGGGCCGGGAGCAAGACACAACCCCAAAGCTTCCAGCCCCATATCCCTCACCTGGCAGCCCCCTGTCCCTTCCTGTCCCCAGGCCAGCTGAGCAGCTTCATCCTGCACCTGCATGGCACGGATGAGGACATGCCAGCCCGGCGCTCCGCAGCCACTGCCACGGACGAGTGCCTCAGGAGGGACGAGCTGGGAGACTGTGAGGGTGAGCGAGGTTTTGGGGGGGACAGTGACACCGCTCTGGTCCCCAGGGTCTCACCCCAGCCTCTCTCCACAGACTGTGGCAGCTCCCTGTACACCCACCAGGGCTCCTGCCTGTCCTACTGCCCCCCACGCTACTACGGCCGGGCCCGGAGTgccacccccagggacaccacCCGTGTCTGTGCCCGCTGCCACCCCTCCTGCTACACCTGCCAGGGCGCCTCGGCGAACAACTGCACATC
Protein-coding regions in this window:
- the PCSK4 gene encoding proprotein convertase subtilisin/kexin type 4 — translated: MAAWPRPGPVLSLFPVLFALLVVAATASPSPAKPRVYLSSWAVRVAAGLRDARALARRHGLLYLGQVMEGEPYYHFRHRGTRQRALSRHWGWHMRLTRDPQVLWFEQQTVKRRSKRGTSVVPTDPWFPKQWYMNNDIHPDLNILTAWSRGYTGLGVVLTVLDDGLEKDHPDLAANYDPLASYDFNSNDPDPQPRYGDGDKNWHGTRCAGEVAAVANNRICGAGVAYNAKIGGVRMLDGSIMDIVEAQALSLQPQYIHIYSASWGPEDDGRTVDGPGVLAAAAFQRGVSQGRGGLGSIFIWASGNGGTNYDNCNCDGYTNSIYTVSVGSVLGDGHRPRYSESCPAILTTTYSSRTTSKVQIVTTDLHHRCTDKHTGTSASAPLAAGMVALALEANPALTWRDLQHLIIRASKPAHLQAEDWAENGVGRRVSHYYGYGLLDAGLLVQAATTWAGTRPQEKCSVQAVQVPRDIGSRLTISTDASSCSQSIRSLEHVQVQLSLSYSRRGDLVVALSSPMGTTSTLVTVRPYDTSQEGYKDWTFMSTHFWDENPKGIWTLRLENRGDDRNTGQLSSFILHLHGTDEDMPARRSAATATDECLRRDELGDCEDCGSSLYTHQGSCLSYCPPRYYGRARSATPRDTTRVCARCHPSCYTCQGASANNCTSCPSGRTFQDITHTCPHPAQGSPKPVGMRRDLVVVTVLACSSLVLAGVLYPTYRMVLRTGKGALCCPQARRAE